The genomic stretch CCCCGCACGGGCCGGCGGGAGTTTGGCGCGCAGTCGATTGAAATCGTCCAGTTGGCGCCGGTTCATCGGATTTTGCCGCTCGTCGGAGCAAGCGAGATGGCTGATCACGGCGAGGATATCGAACGCGGCTAGCCGGTCGGGTGCGCCGACCAGTCGATCCACCTCGTCGCGTGGCAGGCCGAGTCGATTGAGCCCGGTGTCGACGTGCAGTATCGCCCGGAGTCGCATTTTTGCGTGCGCGGCCGCCACGCCCCAGCGCTCGATCTGGTCGAGGCTGTTGAGGACGGGGATCAGGCGATGCTCGATGAATGCAGCCTCAGCGCCCGAAAATACACCCCCGAAGACGGCAATGTCCGCATCCGGCAGGATTGCGCGAAGGGAAATGCCTTCATCGATTTGCGCCACATAGAATGTCCGGCAGCCAGCCTCCGCGAGTGCGGGCGCCACCATGCCCATCCCAAGTCCGTAGGCGTCGGCCTTGACCACGGCAGCACAAGCGGCGGGTGCCACGGCGTTCCGTAGCGTGCGCCAGTTTGCCGCGATCGCGGCGAGGTCGACGGTCAAGATCGCGTCTTTGTGCTCACCCATGTTCATGCGATGTCCGTCCGACGCCTTGAACGTTCGGCGCATACCGCTCCCATCTTGGCAATTTGTCGTTGGGTTGTCTCGCGGTTCCGGCGGCGTGCAGAAACCGAGGGCCGAGGACGATCGGTTGGAAATGCGCAAGCCTTGGGGTTACGACTCCCCACCCGGCGCATAATCGGTGCGTTCGAGATTGCCGAAACGGGTCAACGCACCCTCGAATTGAAGCGGAACGTTGCCGATCGGGCCATGACGCTGCTTTGCGATGTGGACCTCGGCGACGTTGTGAATTTTCTCGCCACGCTCCTGCCACTTGCGGTGACGGTCATCGAATTTGTCATCGCCTTCGTCGGACCGCTGCTTCGGCTCGGCCCGCTCGTGATAATATTCCTCGCGAAAGATGAACATGACCACGTCCGCGTCCTGCTCGATCGAGCCGGATTCGCGTAGGTCGGCAAGCTGGGGTCGCTTATCCTCGCGTTGCTCGACCGCGCGACTGAGTTGGGAGAGAGCCAGGACGGGCACGTTGAGTTCCTTGGCGAGCGCTTTGAGCCCGCGCGTGATCTCCGATACTTCCTGCACGCGGTTGTCGGGGCGCGAGACCCCGCCGGTCTGAAGCAGCTGCAGATAATCGACGACGATGAGGCCGAGCCCGTGCTGGCGCTTGAGTCGTCGCGCACGCGTGCGCATGGCCGCAACAGTCAGCGCCGGTGTGTCGTCGATGAAGAGCGGAAGGCGCACGAGCTCCTGCACCGCTTCGAGAAAGCGCGGGAAATCCTGCCGGCTCACTTCGCCGCGCCGGATGCGGTCCGACGATATTTCGGTCTGCTCGGCGAGAATGCGATTGGCGAGCTGTTCGGCCGACATTTCGAGCGAGAAGAACGCGACCTTTGCCCCCTCCGCCACCCGCGCATTGCCAAGTTCGTCGGGCTCCTCGCGATATGCCCTGGAGGCATTGAACGCGATGTTGGTCGCGAGTGCGGTCTTGCCCATCGATGGGCGCCCGGCAAGGATCACGAGGTCGGATGGGTGGAGCCCGCCCAATTTGCGGTCGAGGTCCAAGAGGCCGGTCGTGACACCGGTCACGTGGCTCGAGCGTTTGAACGCCGCTTCGGCCGACGCGATGGCTTGCGTCATCGCGTCGGTCAAGGAAATGAATCCGCCCTCGAACTGGCCTGTCGTCGCGAGATCGTAGAGGTTGCGCTCGGCTTCCTCGATCTGCTGAACCGCGGTCTCGTCGACCGACACGTCAAAAGCGCGATTGACGACCTCGCCGCCGAGGTCGATCAATTGCCGGCGCAAGTAGAGATCGTGAACCGTGCGGCCATATTCGTTTGCATTGATGATGCTGATCGCCGACCCTTCGAGTCGTGCGAGGTATTTCGTCCCGCCGATCTCGTCGAGCGCGCGATCCTGCTCGAAAAAAGCCTTGAGCGTTACCGAGTTGGCGAGCTGGCCGCGCTCGACGAGCTTTGCGCACGCCTCGAAGATCCGTTGGTGGCGCGTATCCGCGAAATGCTCGGCGCGAAGATATTCCGAGACGCGTTCGTAGGCGCGATTGTTCGCGAGCATGGCGCCGAGAAGCGCCATCTCCGCTTCGAAGTTATGGGGCGGTGTCCTTAAGCCGGCTGCGGCATCCGCGTCGCCATGCAACGACGCGACCGTGCTGTCCCTTCGCGCAGTCTCCATGGGGCGCGAGCTTAGCGCCACGAATTGTCATCATACAATCGCCGATATCGGCGGGATTGGAAGGATATCGGGGATAACTCTCAAGCGTCTGTATTCGCTTGCTCATCGTCGAGCGTCGATCGCAGGGCGAGCATTGCGTAAACGGCAGGCGTATGCGGTGGCCGCGCGCAGAATCGAATTGACCGCGACTCGGCGCTCGGACGTTTCAGGTCAGGCCAAGGCGTCGTTGGAAAGATTCCGCGCCGTCGCATGCTCGCGTTCCCAATCGACCATGTAATCGCGCGTGAGCGGGGCCGCGTCGGCACGCTTGGTAATTTGCATTTGGAAGACCATCTGCCGGAGATACTTGAACGCGCATTCGCAGCTTGCAAGGTAGTACTCCCACATTCTGCAGAAGCGCTCGTCGTAGAGCTTGCGTACTTCGTCTCGATTGGCCATGAACCGCTGGCGCCACTCGCGCAAGGTCTTGGCGTAATGGAGGCGCAGGATCTCGATGTCCGTTGCCCAAAGCCCAACTTTCTCGACGGCTGCCAGAACCTCGGAAAGGGCAGGGGTGTAGCCGCCGGGGAAGATGTATTTTCGAAGCCACGCGTTCGTCCCGCCCGGTGGCTCCATCCGGCCGATCGAGTGGAGCAAGCATACGCCATCGTCGGCGAGAAGGTCTCTGACCTTGGCGAAAAATCTTTGGTAGTGGGCCGGTCCTACGTGCTCGAACATCCCGACCGAAACGATCCGATCAAAGCGCCCTGTCTCCTGGCGGTAGTCGCGAAGCTCGAAGCGGACCCGGTCGGCGAGGCCCGCCGCCGCGGCGCGCGTCCGCGAGACTTTAAGTTGCTCTTCGGAAAGCGTGATGCCAGTTACGTCGATACCGTCCACCATGCGCGCCAGGAACATGCCGAGCCCACCCCAGCCAGAGCCGATATCGAGCACCTTCTGCCCCGCACCGAGCAGGAGCTTCGACGCGATGTGCCGTTTCTTGTTGTCTTGGGCCAGCTCGAGGCTTTCGTTGTCGGAACTGAAATAGGCGCAGGAGTATTGCCGGTCCTTGTCGAGGAAAAGATCGTAGAGCGAGCTTGAAAGATCATAGTGGTATGCGGCATTGCGTTTTGCCCGCGCAATCGGGTTGAAGGTGCGAAAGGGCCGGAGCGTGCGCTCGACAAAATAGGGTCTGACCTGGGCGGGCTCACGCTCCAATCGTTCCATGTTGCTCAACACGATTTCGAGGAAGCCGTAGAGATCGCCTTCCTCGATCGTGAGCGAGCCATCCATGTAAGCTTCGCCCGCATAGAGACTGGGGTGGAGGAAAAGCTTGTAGTGAAGTGCGGGGTCGTGGAGTCTGATCGTTGAGAAGGGCGCTTGCCCGTTACCGAATACGTGCGTGCCGCCGCGGGCATCGACGACCTTGAGCGTGCCCGATTTCACGATTGCCCGAAGCAGGTACCGAAGCAGCATGGTTGCCCTCCATGCTTATCCAAATTTTGTCTGCACGATCCATCCCTGTATGAACCGTGCAGTACGCCTAACGCATTATATAACAGCATGATTTTGGCGCTGTACAGCCCCGAGCGCGAGGCCGTTCGCCGACGCCTATGGGCAACGACGCTCACAAAGCGTCACGACCGTTCGATGGCTCGTAAAGAAAAGGGCGCCTATCGGCCCGGCGCACGGATCGGACGAAGATCCGCTTCAGGACGCCGGCGCGGCCTCGGCCGTTGCAGCGGCCTCGGGCGGGACCTCGGCCACACCGTCGCCGGCACCTTCGGTTTCGGCTGGTGGCGCTTCGGTTTTGACGATGGCGCCGCCATGCTCGATCTGAAGCTTGGCCTCCTCCTCGGAACGGGCGACGTTGACCGTGACGGTTACGATCACTTCAGGGTGCAATGCGATGCGCACCGGGTGAAGGCCGAGCGCTTTGATCGGATGGTTGAGCTGTATCATCCGACGCTCGACCTTCTGTGCCTCACTCGAAACCGTATTGGCGATGTCTCGCGCGGTGACGGAGCCATAGAGCTGGCCGGTCTCGCTCGCCTGCCGGATGAGCGTCACGGTAATATTATCGATTGCGCCAGCCGAACCGGATGCCTCCTTGAGCCTCGCCGCGTTCAGTGCTTCGAGGTGGCTGCGCTGCGTCTCGAAATATTCGAGGTTCGCCTTGGTGGCGCGCAGCGCCTTTTTTTGGGGCAGGAGAAAATTGCGCGCGAAGCCTGGCTTCACCTTCACGACGTCGCCGATTTTCCCAAGCGTCTCGATGCGTTCGAGCAAAATGACTTCCATGGCACTCACTCTCAAGTCGGGTCTGGCCCGAAGGGGCCAGCACCTTTGCGGCCGCCGCTATTG from Alphaproteobacteria bacterium encodes the following:
- a CDS encoding cyclopropane-fatty-acyl-phospholipid synthase family protein, producing MLLRYLLRAIVKSGTLKVVDARGGTHVFGNGQAPFSTIRLHDPALHYKLFLHPSLYAGEAYMDGSLTIEEGDLYGFLEIVLSNMERLEREPAQVRPYFVERTLRPFRTFNPIARAKRNAAYHYDLSSSLYDLFLDKDRQYSCAYFSSDNESLELAQDNKKRHIASKLLLGAGQKVLDIGSGWGGLGMFLARMVDGIDVTGITLSEEQLKVSRTRAAAAGLADRVRFELRDYRQETGRFDRIVSVGMFEHVGPAHYQRFFAKVRDLLADDGVCLLHSIGRMEPPGGTNAWLRKYIFPGGYTPALSEVLAAVEKVGLWATDIEILRLHYAKTLREWRQRFMANRDEVRKLYDERFCRMWEYYLASCECAFKYLRQMVFQMQITKRADAAPLTRDYMVDWEREHATARNLSNDALA
- the rplI gene encoding 50S ribosomal protein L9, whose protein sequence is MEVILLERIETLGKIGDVVKVKPGFARNFLLPQKKALRATKANLEYFETQRSHLEALNAARLKEASGSAGAIDNITVTLIRQASETGQLYGSVTARDIANTVSSEAQKVERRMIQLNHPIKALGLHPVRIALHPEVIVTVTVNVARSEEEAKLQIEHGGAIVKTEAPPAETEGAGDGVAEVPPEAAATAEAAPAS
- the alr gene encoding alanine racemase — its product is MRRTFKASDGHRMNMGEHKDAILTVDLAAIAANWRTLRNAVAPAACAAVVKADAYGLGMGMVAPALAEAGCRTFYVAQIDEGISLRAILPDADIAVFGGVFSGAEAAFIEHRLIPVLNSLDQIERWGVAAAHAKMRLRAILHVDTGLNRLGLPRDEVDRLVGAPDRLAAFDILAVISHLACSDERQNPMNRRQLDDFNRLRAKLPPARAGIAASSGIYLTAAYHLDEVRPGAALYGVAPQPDIATPVAQVVQLHAKILQVRNVDSTMTVGYGAAYRARRPSRIATVGVGYADGYFRSLGDSGEGYIGEYAAPVVGRISMDLITVDVTDVPADCAHSGASVELLGPHRPVDLFAAQAGTIGYEVLTSLGAGKRVGRRYVGGTRWE
- a CDS encoding replicative DNA helicase; translated protein: METARRDSTVASLHGDADAAAGLRTPPHNFEAEMALLGAMLANNRAYERVSEYLRAEHFADTRHQRIFEACAKLVERGQLANSVTLKAFFEQDRALDEIGGTKYLARLEGSAISIINANEYGRTVHDLYLRRQLIDLGGEVVNRAFDVSVDETAVQQIEEAERNLYDLATTGQFEGGFISLTDAMTQAIASAEAAFKRSSHVTGVTTGLLDLDRKLGGLHPSDLVILAGRPSMGKTALATNIAFNASRAYREEPDELGNARVAEGAKVAFFSLEMSAEQLANRILAEQTEISSDRIRRGEVSRQDFPRFLEAVQELVRLPLFIDDTPALTVAAMRTRARRLKRQHGLGLIVVDYLQLLQTGGVSRPDNRVQEVSEITRGLKALAKELNVPVLALSQLSRAVEQREDKRPQLADLRESGSIEQDADVVMFIFREEYYHERAEPKQRSDEGDDKFDDRHRKWQERGEKIHNVAEVHIAKQRHGPIGNVPLQFEGALTRFGNLERTDYAPGGES